From a single Granulicella aggregans genomic region:
- a CDS encoding SGNH/GDSL hydrolase family protein, giving the protein MTSLPRFTCAVLFAAALLGAGTCSGVEASAQTNSTRRLVPPKKTASKTKKKTASAKSRGASSASAKHAKSTKVAPSKTKRHHGPPLTAYRTGHGDSGVGTTKVPAPYTAPAPLPSVATGPAPITPSSLPGRIEFPEHLDHFFARLKDEESGDNQQTIRILQFGDSHTAADMFTGRMRSLFQQRFGNGGAGFTYAGHPFAGYRILGTSRAQSSGWIDEGVHFTKIVNTELGLGGVANTSTHAGDSIGLDAPCALLQVQYLNQPDGGSFSVTEDGRELGHVSTDNPVSAETFESPCTSSSESGLIHHFQVVADSGRPVRLFGTVTERPGTTYEALGLNGAEAALMLRWDQPIFTSYLKQRDPSLIVLAYGTNEASNHNWTYESYSEVMGKIVDMLHATVPDASILVVGPPDRSLRVGRRRSAHWQTFAATVHISDAQRDVCRTHDCAFWDWRARMGGLGSMNRWATEGLAQQDHTHFTSAGYIQLADLFYSDIIGAYEVWKGLHPAVPRTVSSAARQP; this is encoded by the coding sequence ATGACCAGCCTTCCCCGATTTACCTGCGCCGTTCTGTTCGCTGCCGCTCTGCTTGGAGCAGGCACCTGCTCCGGCGTGGAGGCATCCGCGCAGACAAACTCCACGCGGAGACTTGTTCCACCGAAGAAGACAGCATCGAAGACGAAGAAGAAGACCGCTTCAGCGAAGTCGCGCGGGGCTTCTTCCGCGAGCGCGAAACATGCAAAGTCAACAAAGGTAGCCCCGAGTAAGACGAAGCGCCACCACGGTCCGCCGCTTACCGCGTACCGCACGGGGCACGGAGACAGCGGCGTAGGCACGACCAAGGTTCCAGCACCCTATACGGCCCCCGCGCCGTTGCCGTCCGTCGCCACAGGCCCAGCGCCGATCACACCTTCAAGCCTTCCGGGGCGAATCGAGTTTCCCGAACACCTCGACCACTTCTTCGCCCGGCTGAAGGATGAAGAGAGCGGCGACAACCAGCAGACCATACGTATCCTGCAGTTCGGCGACTCGCACACCGCAGCCGATATGTTCACTGGCCGCATGCGTTCGCTCTTCCAGCAGCGCTTCGGCAATGGCGGCGCGGGCTTTACGTATGCGGGGCACCCATTCGCGGGATACCGCATCCTCGGCACCAGCCGCGCCCAGAGTAGCGGGTGGATCGACGAAGGCGTTCACTTCACCAAGATCGTGAATACGGAGCTTGGTCTGGGCGGCGTTGCCAACACCTCGACGCACGCGGGCGATTCTATCGGCCTCGATGCTCCCTGCGCCCTGTTGCAGGTGCAGTACCTGAATCAGCCCGACGGAGGCAGCTTCTCGGTGACCGAAGATGGCAGAGAGCTCGGCCACGTCTCGACCGACAACCCGGTCTCCGCCGAGACCTTTGAATCACCCTGTACTTCGAGCTCCGAGAGCGGTCTGATTCATCACTTCCAGGTCGTCGCGGACTCCGGCCGTCCCGTCCGTCTCTTCGGAACCGTGACCGAACGGCCGGGAACCACCTATGAAGCTCTTGGCCTGAACGGCGCGGAGGCGGCGTTGATGCTGCGCTGGGACCAGCCCATCTTCACCAGCTACCTCAAGCAGCGCGACCCCAGCCTGATCGTCCTCGCCTATGGCACCAACGAGGCGAGCAACCACAACTGGACCTACGAGAGTTACAGCGAGGTAATGGGGAAGATCGTCGACATGCTCCATGCCACAGTCCCCGACGCATCGATTCTCGTCGTCGGCCCGCCGGACCGCAGCCTGCGCGTGGGGCGCCGCCGTTCTGCACATTGGCAGACCTTCGCCGCGACCGTTCACATCAGCGACGCGCAGCGCGATGTGTGCCGCACCCACGACTGCGCCTTCTGGGACTGGCGCGCACGCATGGGAGGCCTCGGAAGCATGAACCGTTGGGCCACCGAAGGGCTTGCCCAGCAGGACCATACGCACTTCACCAGCGCCGGATACATTCAGCTTGCCGACCTCTTCTACTCTGATATCATCGGCGCGTATGAGGTCTGGAAGGGGCTTCATCCAGCCGTTCCGCGTACCGTCTCTTCAGCCGCTCGCCAACCCTGA
- a CDS encoding GDSL-type esterase/lipase family protein gives MKIQVGQAAFPIKTALAVATIALSLTAWHWRVGKVSAVYPPGLDWHSLSAVGDLPWLHRPAPAKTVTHSPAKGAVGTAAQAQQPPDALLIDNAGSLDKFYASLAKLDAHSAHSSATVVHFGDSPTTADLITGDVRQQLQQRFGDAGPGFNLIAKPWAWYQHRDIDETDKGWKFTTAVGLMREGQFGIGGVGFDGSKDASARYKFSGASPDSMQLIWKSQTGGGSVAVDADDNEVATVSTATPIDQLLQGALATPETPVAKPVAVSAPQFKAIQLPAGTKTVSLKVTDGNVHLYGVIFERHQPGLTYDSIGLNGASITVLSRAIAKDMLKQSFAHLHPDLIVINYGTNEAGFASFIGKQYEGELRLAIARVHEAAPDASILLMSPMDRGERGAGNAISTMDTIPKIVDIQRRVAADTGCAFFNTFQAMGGDGTMQRWYEGKPRLVGGDLIHPTPQGAKIVATAFVDQIQQGYKRYKSRIGLDTAAATPSATQATSPIGENR, from the coding sequence ATGAAGATACAAGTTGGACAGGCCGCATTTCCGATCAAGACAGCCCTCGCTGTCGCCACCATCGCACTGTCGCTGACGGCGTGGCACTGGCGTGTCGGCAAGGTCTCGGCTGTCTATCCGCCCGGTCTCGACTGGCACAGCCTATCCGCGGTGGGAGACCTGCCATGGCTGCATCGCCCGGCTCCAGCCAAGACGGTGACCCACTCGCCCGCCAAAGGGGCGGTCGGCACGGCGGCGCAGGCGCAGCAGCCGCCAGATGCGCTGCTGATCGACAACGCTGGTTCGCTCGATAAGTTTTACGCGTCGCTGGCGAAGCTTGATGCGCATTCTGCGCACTCGAGCGCCACGGTCGTTCACTTTGGCGATTCGCCTACGACCGCCGATTTGATCACCGGCGACGTCCGCCAGCAGCTTCAGCAGCGCTTCGGCGACGCCGGGCCGGGCTTCAACCTCATCGCCAAGCCGTGGGCCTGGTATCAGCATCGCGATATCGACGAGACCGACAAGGGATGGAAGTTCACCACTGCCGTCGGCCTGATGCGCGAAGGCCAGTTCGGCATCGGCGGCGTGGGTTTCGATGGCAGCAAAGACGCGTCCGCGCGGTACAAGTTCTCCGGTGCCAGCCCGGACTCTATGCAGTTGATCTGGAAGAGTCAGACCGGCGGTGGATCCGTCGCAGTCGATGCGGACGACAACGAGGTGGCAACCGTTTCGACCGCGACCCCGATCGATCAACTTCTCCAGGGAGCCCTTGCGACGCCCGAAACGCCTGTGGCGAAGCCGGTCGCAGTTTCGGCCCCGCAGTTCAAAGCCATCCAGCTTCCTGCCGGGACAAAGACCGTCTCGCTCAAGGTCACCGACGGCAACGTTCATCTCTACGGCGTGATCTTCGAGCGCCATCAGCCGGGCCTGACCTACGACAGCATCGGCCTCAACGGGGCGTCGATCACGGTGCTCTCCCGCGCCATCGCAAAGGACATGCTGAAGCAGAGCTTCGCGCATCTGCACCCGGACCTGATCGTCATCAACTACGGCACCAACGAGGCCGGCTTCGCCTCATTTATCGGCAAGCAGTACGAGGGCGAGCTTCGCCTGGCCATCGCCAGGGTTCACGAAGCGGCCCCCGATGCGTCCATCCTGTTGATGAGCCCGATGGACCGCGGCGAGCGCGGCGCGGGCAACGCCATCTCCACCATGGACACCATCCCGAAGATCGTCGACATCCAGCGACGCGTGGCTGCGGATACCGGCTGCGCCTTCTTCAACACTTTCCAGGCAATGGGCGGCGACGGCACCATGCAGCGCTGGTATGAGGGGAAACCCCGCCTCGTCGGAGGCGACCTGATTCATCCCACACCGCAGGGCGCGAAGATCGTCGCCACTGCGTTCGTCGACCAGATTCAGCAGGGCTACAAGCGGTATAAGTCCCGGATTGGTCTCGACACAGCGGCTGCGACGCCATCCGCCACGCAGGCAACCTCACCGATCGGCGAAAATAGATAG
- a CDS encoding septal ring lytic transglycosylase RlpA family protein: MILETLRSTLIVGTVLVNAAQLGQPVEPVAVTPPETTPTAPLNRELSPTPTTSLMTPPPPVPTRTPGLLTMKRVEASFAKLKHVPSGLATWYGLVLDSHRTASGERFDCRKLTAASNTLPFGTKVKVTNLKNGRSVIVRINDRGLLDPGHVIDVSSAAAERIGLLKMGIAPVHLDVLAKAS; the protein is encoded by the coding sequence ATGATTCTGGAAACGCTGCGCTCGACGCTGATTGTAGGAACCGTGCTGGTGAATGCCGCGCAACTCGGCCAACCGGTCGAACCGGTGGCTGTAACCCCTCCTGAGACCACGCCAACCGCTCCACTGAATCGTGAGCTCTCTCCCACCCCAACAACCTCCCTGATGACTCCCCCGCCGCCGGTGCCTACGCGGACTCCGGGCCTTTTGACTATGAAGCGCGTAGAAGCCAGCTTCGCCAAGCTGAAGCATGTCCCCTCAGGGCTCGCTACCTGGTATGGCCTGGTGCTGGACAGCCACCGCACCGCCAGCGGCGAACGCTTTGACTGCCGCAAGCTGACGGCAGCCAGCAATACCCTCCCTTTCGGAACCAAAGTGAAGGTGACGAACCTGAAGAACGGACGTTCCGTGATTGTGCGGATCAACGACCGTGGTCTTCTCGACCCCGGCCACGTGATTGACGTTTCGTCGGCTGCCGCCGAAAGGATTGGGCTGCTGAAAATGGGCATTGCCCCGGTACACCTGGACGTTTTGGCGAAGGCCAGCTAG
- a CDS encoding MoaD/ThiS family protein: MKIHIPTPLRNYTGGKETVEVGGATVAATLDQLATNYPELRNHLFTAEGKLRSFVNVYLNDDDVRYLPNKEETVAAENDELTIIPSIAGGSPSIAGGCCCNL, encoded by the coding sequence ATGAAGATTCACATCCCTACGCCGCTCCGCAATTACACCGGCGGCAAGGAGACGGTCGAGGTCGGCGGCGCAACCGTTGCAGCGACGCTCGATCAGCTCGCCACCAATTACCCGGAACTGCGCAATCACCTGTTCACCGCCGAAGGCAAGCTGCGTTCGTTCGTGAACGTCTACCTGAACGACGACGACGTTCGCTACCTTCCCAACAAGGAAGAGACGGTTGCGGCTGAGAACGACGAACTGACGATCATCCCCTCAATCGCCGGAGGCTCGCCCTCCATTGCTGGCGGTTGTTGTTGTAATTTGTAA
- a CDS encoding MBOAT family O-acyltransferase → MYPTAAPYFVFLVAVCLVYWAVCRIRAARLAVLLVASLFFIAKFGLGCLLLVPVAATLDFFFGRGMGRSESATMRRVLLTCSLVLNVGLMVAAKGFGAKLGWLFTFSLSYYCFQQLSYTIDIFRRDAEPEANFLNYVSAATFFPSLTAGPINRLPDLIDKLKKPFSLDDTRSARALLLIASGLIKKLLIAQFLADNLVNSFLDTPKLYSGFEVLVADWGYAFQLYYDFSGYTDIAMGSALLLGIPVPENFHRPYSSANIAEFWRKWHITFSQWLRDYVYFSLPSERRVAAAKFTNPVITMLLGGLWHGFGWTFLIWGAMHGVALSATRAWQDWRKKLGKTPTAFGRYVAVFFTFQFVCAAWVFFRADSASDALDVFSRIGSMTFSVEHISLAIVLYLAAAVLLHIAPESWFDEAVALFSRTPFILQGAAIAGVVLVLQTLAGKGAAPFAYSKF, encoded by the coding sequence ATGTACCCCACCGCCGCGCCCTATTTTGTCTTCCTGGTCGCGGTCTGCCTCGTCTACTGGGCGGTTTGCCGGATTCGTGCCGCAAGGCTCGCGGTACTGCTCGTCGCCAGCCTCTTCTTCATCGCGAAATTCGGCCTCGGCTGCCTGTTGTTGGTGCCTGTCGCCGCGACTCTGGATTTCTTCTTCGGTCGCGGTATGGGCCGAAGCGAGTCGGCAACGATGCGGCGCGTTCTGCTGACATGCAGCCTGGTGTTGAACGTCGGCCTGATGGTCGCGGCCAAGGGGTTCGGCGCAAAGCTCGGCTGGCTCTTCACCTTCAGCCTCTCGTACTACTGCTTCCAGCAACTTAGCTACACGATCGACATCTTCCGCCGCGACGCCGAGCCGGAGGCGAACTTCCTGAACTACGTCTCAGCGGCCACGTTCTTTCCTTCGCTGACGGCAGGCCCGATCAACCGCCTGCCCGACCTGATCGATAAGCTGAAGAAGCCCTTCTCGCTCGACGACACCCGCAGTGCCCGCGCTCTTCTGCTGATCGCCTCCGGCCTTATCAAGAAGCTGCTCATTGCGCAGTTCCTCGCCGACAACCTCGTCAACAGCTTCCTCGACACGCCCAAGCTCTACAGCGGTTTCGAGGTTCTGGTCGCAGACTGGGGCTACGCCTTCCAGCTCTACTACGATTTTTCGGGTTATACGGACATCGCGATGGGCTCCGCGCTGCTGCTCGGCATCCCGGTGCCGGAGAACTTCCACCGGCCTTACAGCTCGGCCAATATTGCGGAGTTCTGGCGCAAGTGGCACATTACGTTCTCTCAATGGCTCCGCGACTACGTCTACTTCTCGCTGCCATCGGAGCGCCGTGTTGCCGCCGCGAAGTTCACCAACCCGGTCATCACCATGCTTTTGGGCGGTCTCTGGCACGGCTTCGGCTGGACGTTCCTCATCTGGGGAGCGATGCACGGCGTTGCTTTATCGGCAACACGCGCGTGGCAGGACTGGCGCAAGAAGCTCGGCAAGACGCCGACCGCGTTTGGGCGCTATGTGGCCGTCTTCTTCACCTTCCAGTTTGTCTGCGCGGCCTGGGTGTTCTTTCGTGCCGACTCCGCATCGGACGCGCTCGACGTCTTCAGCCGCATCGGCTCGATGACCTTCTCGGTCGAGCACATCTCGCTCGCCATCGTCCTCTATCTTGCCGCCGCAGTGCTGCTGCACATAGCTCCGGAGAGCTGGTTCGATGAGGCTGTCGCTCTCTTCAGCCGAACCCCCTTCATCCTTCAGGGAGCCGCGATCGCAGGCGTCGTTCTCGTCTTGCAGACCCTGGCCGGCAAGGGAGCCGCGCCGTTCGCTTACAGCAAGTTCTGA
- a CDS encoding M67 family metallopeptidase, whose translation MIHISEEDFRALRAHGEETYPHECCGVLLGKNEPGVGNRVSLIVRAGNTRTDSAHNRYNIAPQELVKIQRQARGLGFDIVGFYHSHPDHPAQWSQTDFAEAHWMGCSYIITSVEKGKAVLTNSFLLTGTSEENKAFQDEDVVVETPQQELISKERGEA comes from the coding sequence ATGATCCATATCTCTGAAGAAGACTTTCGAGCCCTGCGCGCCCATGGCGAAGAGACCTATCCGCATGAGTGTTGCGGCGTGCTCCTCGGCAAAAACGAGCCCGGAGTGGGCAACCGCGTAAGCCTGATCGTTCGCGCGGGCAATACGCGTACAGACTCCGCACACAACCGGTACAACATCGCGCCGCAGGAGCTGGTGAAGATCCAGCGCCAGGCGCGCGGGCTGGGCTTCGATATCGTCGGCTTTTATCACTCGCACCCCGATCATCCGGCACAATGGTCACAGACGGACTTTGCCGAAGCGCACTGGATGGGCTGCAGCTACATCATCACCAGCGTCGAAAAGGGCAAGGCGGTGCTGACGAACTCGTTCCTGCTTACCGGAACGAGCGAAGAGAACAAGGCATTTCAAGACGAGGACGTTGTTGTCGAGACGCCTCAACAAGAGTTGATCAGCAAGGAAAGAGGAGAAGCATGA
- the moeB gene encoding molybdopterin-synthase adenylyltransferase MoeB, with product MPVLTEELTTTELPKLSNDEIARYSRHLILPEVGMEGQQKLKAAKVLCVGTGGLGAPLALYLAAAGVGTIGLVDFDTVDASNLQRQVIHSTATVGKLKVDSAEIMLKGLNPHLNVVKYNTMLTSANALEIFKDFDVIADGTDNFQTRYLVNDACVLTGKPNAYGSIFRFEGQASVFGTEEGPCYRCLYPEPPPPGLVPSCAEGGVLGILPGLVGIIQATEVIKLILKIGDPLIGRLLLVDALGMTFRTLKLRKNPDCPVCGTHPTVTELIDYDQFCGVPKPTEVGPLEVAQNQAVGDLPVVDGIPQISVEAFKRKLDAKEDIFVLDVREPHEYPIANLGAPLIPVGSLEGRVAELASVKDKEIIVHCRSGARSQKAAVILKNAGFTNVSNLTGGILAWAEKIDPTMPKY from the coding sequence ATGCCAGTTCTTACTGAAGAACTCACCACTACAGAACTTCCGAAGCTCTCGAACGACGAGATCGCCCGCTACTCGCGCCATCTGATCCTGCCCGAAGTCGGCATGGAGGGCCAGCAGAAGCTAAAGGCGGCGAAGGTGCTGTGCGTGGGTACCGGCGGCCTCGGCGCGCCGCTCGCGCTCTATCTTGCGGCAGCAGGCGTCGGCACCATCGGGCTTGTTGATTTTGATACGGTCGACGCCAGCAACCTGCAGCGCCAGGTGATCCACTCGACCGCGACGGTCGGCAAGCTGAAGGTCGACTCCGCCGAGATCATGCTCAAGGGACTCAACCCGCACCTGAACGTGGTGAAGTACAACACCATGCTGACCAGCGCGAATGCACTCGAGATCTTCAAGGACTTCGACGTCATCGCCGACGGAACGGACAACTTCCAGACCCGCTACCTGGTCAACGACGCCTGCGTGCTGACGGGCAAGCCCAACGCTTACGGGTCGATCTTCCGCTTCGAGGGCCAGGCCAGCGTATTCGGCACGGAAGAGGGCCCATGCTACCGCTGTTTGTATCCCGAACCGCCGCCGCCCGGACTTGTTCCCTCCTGCGCCGAGGGTGGCGTGCTCGGCATTCTGCCCGGGCTCGTCGGCATCATCCAGGCGACGGAGGTCATCAAGCTGATCCTGAAGATCGGCGACCCGCTGATCGGACGACTGCTGCTCGTGGACGCACTTGGCATGACCTTCCGCACGCTGAAGCTGCGCAAGAACCCCGACTGCCCGGTGTGCGGCACGCACCCGACGGTCACCGAGCTGATCGACTACGACCAGTTCTGTGGCGTGCCCAAACCGACCGAGGTTGGTCCGCTCGAAGTGGCGCAGAACCAGGCGGTGGGCGATCTTCCAGTCGTCGACGGCATTCCGCAGATCTCGGTCGAAGCGTTCAAGCGAAAGCTCGATGCGAAGGAAGATATCTTCGTGCTCGACGTGCGCGAGCCGCATGAGTATCCGATTGCGAACCTTGGTGCGCCGTTGATCCCGGTTGGCTCGCTTGAAGGCCGTGTCGCGGAGCTTGCGTCGGTGAAAGACAAGGAGATCATCGTCCATTGCCGGTCAGGAGCGCGCAGCCAGAAGGCGGCGGTGATCTTGAAGAACGCAGGCTTCACGAATGTCTCGAATCTGACGGGCGGGATTTTGGCGTGGGCGGAGAAGATCGATCCGACGATGCCGAAGTACTGA
- a CDS encoding MerR family transcriptional regulator — MALRQPVRSGAKADRARSGGGPAGAREIPDKLYFRIGEVAKLCEVAPYVLRFWESEFPQLKPNKGGTGQRLYRRRDVEMALRVKTLLYDEGYTIAGARQYLKGELRSKEPQAAASIAAVTAVPAEPESNDAISSKLQALRAEMQSLLAMLSQAPAAKPKAAVQSIRAVKPKPAATKPEFASLFDNIE; from the coding sequence ATGGCATTGCGTCAGCCAGTTCGGAGCGGAGCGAAGGCGGACCGGGCCCGTTCGGGCGGCGGCCCAGCCGGTGCGCGCGAGATCCCGGACAAGCTCTACTTCCGCATCGGCGAGGTCGCGAAGCTGTGCGAAGTGGCTCCTTATGTGCTGCGATTCTGGGAGAGCGAGTTTCCGCAGTTGAAGCCCAATAAGGGCGGCACCGGGCAGCGCCTCTACCGTCGCCGCGATGTGGAGATGGCGCTTCGCGTCAAGACGCTTCTCTACGATGAGGGCTATACGATCGCCGGTGCCCGGCAGTATCTGAAGGGCGAACTTCGCTCGAAGGAGCCGCAGGCTGCGGCTTCGATTGCGGCGGTTACTGCAGTTCCGGCCGAGCCTGAATCGAATGACGCGATCTCAAGCAAGCTGCAAGCACTGCGGGCCGAGATGCAGTCGCTGCTTGCCATGCTGTCGCAAGCCCCGGCAGCCAAGCCAAAGGCTGCGGTGCAGTCGATCCGGGCCGTGAAGCCAAAGCCCGCTGCAACGAAGCCCGAGTTCGCCAGCCTCTTCGACAACATCGAATAG
- a CDS encoding acyl carrier protein, producing the protein MADRSLIIKSIQAVSASTTTPAPDESLFDAGLLDSFTLVDLASQLETNFGVQIPDSDLTPRKFDTIERIDAYISSRAK; encoded by the coding sequence ATGGCAGACCGCTCCCTCATTATCAAATCCATTCAGGCCGTATCCGCGTCGACAACCACCCCCGCTCCGGACGAGAGTCTCTTCGATGCCGGCCTGCTCGACTCCTTCACGCTGGTCGATCTCGCGAGCCAGCTAGAGACCAACTTTGGCGTCCAGATTCCCGACTCGGATTTGACGCCGCGAAAGTTCGACACCATCGAACGCATCGACGCCTACATCTCGTCGCGAGCGAAGTAG
- a CDS encoding 3-oxoacyl-ACP synthase III family protein has protein sequence MSYLRAFGKYLPERVVSNDELAAALEVEPAWILSSCGIEERRYACDSQSLVDLGVEAALDCLKNAGAEAGSIGIVLVSSGSPDVFCPGPASAIAARLGLGDTPAIDVPIASAGSISALVLAESLAARFGNVLVVATEVMSRRILRTPEGKNNAILFGDGAGACLVGHEDTGFARIEAVALHTDGERAGAIVVRDGQFSMDGMAVIRQASQKLPSVISEVLAKAGIAAEELAAVLIHQANLNLLDRVAKTLKLLPDRLFTNIQRYGNTSSASMLIAAAEWRERTPEVSAPIVLAAFGAGLTYGAVLATPVSR, from the coding sequence ATGAGCTACCTTCGAGCCTTTGGCAAATATCTTCCCGAGCGGGTCGTCTCGAACGACGAGCTTGCGGCAGCCCTCGAGGTTGAGCCCGCGTGGATTCTCAGCTCCTGCGGTATCGAGGAGCGGCGCTATGCGTGCGACTCCCAGAGCCTCGTGGACCTCGGCGTCGAAGCCGCGCTCGATTGCCTGAAGAACGCTGGCGCAGAAGCGGGCTCTATCGGCATTGTGCTTGTCTCAAGCGGCTCGCCGGATGTCTTCTGTCCCGGCCCGGCCAGCGCCATCGCGGCACGTCTCGGCCTAGGCGACACGCCGGCCATCGACGTCCCGATTGCAAGTGCTGGCTCTATCTCCGCGCTTGTTCTTGCAGAGTCTCTTGCCGCACGCTTCGGCAACGTGCTCGTTGTAGCCACCGAGGTGATGTCGCGCCGAATCCTGCGCACGCCCGAAGGAAAGAACAACGCCATCCTCTTCGGCGACGGCGCGGGCGCTTGCCTGGTGGGCCACGAAGATACTGGTTTTGCCCGCATCGAAGCCGTCGCGCTACACACGGACGGAGAGCGCGCCGGAGCCATTGTCGTCCGCGACGGGCAGTTCTCGATGGATGGAATGGCGGTCATCCGCCAGGCCAGCCAGAAGCTCCCATCTGTCATCTCGGAAGTCCTCGCGAAGGCAGGGATCGCCGCCGAAGAGCTGGCTGCAGTACTGATTCATCAGGCGAATCTGAACCTGCTCGACCGCGTGGCGAAGACGTTGAAGCTACTGCCAGATCGCCTGTTCACCAACATCCAACGCTACGGCAACACATCTTCGGCCTCCATGCTGATCGCTGCCGCCGAGTGGCGTGAGCGGACGCCCGAAGTCTCCGCGCCCATCGTGCTTGCCGCGTTTGGCGCAGGACTTACTTACGGCGCTGTCCTGGCCACACCCGTATCAAGGTAG
- a CDS encoding YeiH family protein: MIRNLFYIGIILSASGLISPPIALAGGLLFGLTTIHHFHVESRNLSKFLLQAAVVCLGFGMNLQEVVHAGKSGFLYTAISITFALSLGVVLGKLLKVQQTQSLLIAFGTAICGGSAIAAIGPVLEATEEEMAVSLGTVFVLNSVALLTFPAIGWAMHLSQTQFGLWAALAIHDTSSVVGAGAKYGPTALAVGTTVKLARALWIVPLAIATASIRKSKTRIHWPWFILYFCGAAVLATYVPHLIPQSLPFFAALNRLGRAALTVVLFLIGTGITRTTLREVGVRPLIQGITLWIVVASLSLYAIARGWIAL; the protein is encoded by the coding sequence ATGATTCGTAATCTCTTCTATATCGGCATTATTCTCTCGGCCAGCGGGCTTATCTCGCCGCCGATCGCCCTTGCGGGCGGCCTGCTCTTCGGGCTGACCACCATCCACCACTTCCACGTCGAAAGCCGGAATCTTTCAAAGTTTTTGCTGCAGGCTGCCGTCGTCTGCCTCGGCTTCGGGATGAACCTGCAGGAGGTCGTCCACGCTGGCAAGTCCGGATTTCTCTACACGGCGATCAGCATCACCTTCGCCCTCTCACTCGGCGTCGTACTGGGCAAGCTGCTGAAGGTCCAGCAGACCCAGTCCCTCTTGATTGCCTTTGGAACGGCGATCTGCGGAGGCAGCGCGATTGCCGCCATCGGCCCGGTGCTTGAGGCGACCGAGGAAGAGATGGCGGTCTCGTTAGGCACGGTATTCGTGCTCAACTCGGTCGCGCTGCTCACCTTCCCCGCGATCGGCTGGGCAATGCACCTATCGCAAACGCAGTTCGGACTGTGGGCGGCGCTGGCCATTCACGACACCAGCTCGGTTGTGGGAGCGGGAGCGAAGTACGGGCCAACGGCGCTTGCAGTCGGCACGACGGTCAAGCTGGCGCGGGCTTTATGGATCGTCCCGCTGGCCATCGCGACTGCATCGATCCGGAAGAGCAAGACGCGCATTCACTGGCCCTGGTTCATCCTGTACTTCTGCGGAGCGGCGGTGCTGGCGACCTACGTTCCGCACCTCATTCCGCAATCGCTGCCTTTCTTCGCCGCGCTTAACCGGCTTGGCCGTGCGGCGCTCACCGTGGTCCTCTTCCTGATCGGTACGGGCATCACGCGCACGACGCTGCGCGAGGTGGGCGTGCGTCCCCTGATTCAAGGCATCACGCTCTGGATTGTGGTCGCGAGTCTGTCGCTTTACGCCATCGCCCGAGGATGGATCGCGCTTTAG
- a CDS encoding PLP-dependent cysteine synthase family protein: protein MSATVVRTSTALGTSVLDRVGKTPLVRLDGLSPRLAGVQILGKAEWANPGGSVKDRAASMIIADAQARGLISKERGLLDATSGNTGIAYAMFGAALGFPVTLCVPSNVSPERKRILKAYGANVVWTNAADGSDGAIRKARELVAAEPDRYFYADQYSNDNNWKAHYFTTAEEIWEQTNGRVTHFVAGLGTSGTFMGTTRRLRELNPAIRCISMQPNSPFNGLEGLKHMATAIVPKIYDPKLADENIEMGTEIAYKMAKYLGRHLGLLIGVSSAANVAAAVEIAEQEAAAGREAVVVTILCDSADKYLSERFWEEGEPA, encoded by the coding sequence ATGAGTGCAACAGTAGTCAGAACATCAACCGCGCTTGGCACTAGCGTCCTCGACAGGGTCGGGAAGACGCCGTTGGTGCGCCTTGACGGACTTAGCCCCCGGTTGGCAGGCGTGCAGATCCTCGGCAAGGCCGAGTGGGCGAATCCTGGCGGATCGGTGAAGGACCGCGCTGCTTCGATGATTATTGCCGACGCTCAGGCCAGGGGACTGATCAGCAAAGAGCGCGGTCTGCTTGACGCTACCAGTGGCAATACCGGCATCGCCTACGCGATGTTCGGGGCGGCGCTGGGCTTCCCGGTCACGCTTTGCGTGCCTTCGAACGTCTCGCCCGAGCGCAAGAGGATTCTGAAGGCCTACGGCGCGAACGTCGTCTGGACGAATGCCGCAGACGGCTCCGACGGAGCGATCCGCAAGGCCCGGGAGTTGGTCGCCGCTGAGCCCGATCGTTATTTTTACGCCGACCAGTACTCGAACGACAACAACTGGAAGGCCCACTACTTCACCACAGCCGAAGAGATCTGGGAGCAGACCAATGGACGCGTAACCCACTTCGTCGCCGGTCTGGGAACCAGCGGGACCTTCATGGGCACCACGCGGAGGTTGCGGGAGCTGAACCCGGCAATCCGGTGCATCTCCATGCAGCCGAACTCGCCGTTCAATGGCCTCGAGGGGCTGAAGCACATGGCGACGGCGATCGTGCCGAAGATCTACGATCCGAAGCTCGCAGACGAGAACATCGAGATGGGCACAGAGATCGCCTACAAGATGGCAAAGTACCTGGGACGTCATCTCGGCCTGCTGATTGGCGTCTCTTCCGCGGCCAACGTCGCTGCGGCGGTCGAGATTGCGGAACAGGAAGCCGCCGCAGGACGCGAGGCGGTCGTCGTGACGATCCTCTGCGACTCGGCGGACAAGTATCTCAGCGAACGTTTCTGGGAGGAGGGCGAACCGGCATGA